In a single window of the Chryseobacterium culicis genome:
- a CDS encoding enoyl-CoA hydratase/isomerase family protein encodes MYTQLDIETHFDGKLKIAYLNQPETMNALTKPALSDLRDFVKECSDDETVRCVAISGRGRAFCSGQNLDEAFVVGKEHHDHDIIRKIVVDYYNPLVLEVTRCKKPVIALVNGPAVGAGAMLALISDFVLANEKAYFAQAFSNIGLIPDTGGTYFLPKLLGRQLANYLAFTGKKLSAEESKVHGLVAEVFTEEEFVPKSMEILERMANMPTAAIKLTKKAFANSYTNTLKEQLELEGDLQQEAAGTEDFIEGVNAFLQKRKPNYKGK; translated from the coding sequence ATGTATACACAACTTGATATTGAAACGCATTTTGACGGAAAGCTTAAAATCGCATATCTTAATCAACCGGAAACAATGAACGCTCTTACCAAGCCGGCTTTATCAGATCTTAGAGATTTTGTTAAAGAATGCAGCGATGACGAAACGGTAAGATGTGTTGCTATTTCCGGAAGAGGAAGAGCGTTTTGCTCAGGTCAGAATCTGGATGAAGCATTTGTGGTAGGCAAAGAGCACCACGATCATGACATCATCAGAAAAATTGTGGTAGACTATTATAACCCTTTAGTGCTGGAAGTTACCCGTTGCAAAAAACCGGTTATTGCTTTAGTAAACGGACCTGCAGTAGGTGCCGGAGCTATGTTGGCTTTAATCTCTGATTTCGTTTTAGCGAATGAGAAAGCCTATTTTGCTCAGGCATTTTCAAATATCGGTTTAATTCCTGATACAGGAGGAACTTACTTCTTACCGAAGCTTTTAGGTAGACAGTTGGCTAATTATTTAGCATTTACGGGTAAAAAATTATCAGCAGAAGAATCTAAAGTTCACGGTCTTGTAGCAGAAGTTTTCACTGAAGAAGAATTTGTTCCAAAATCTATGGAAATACTTGAAAGAATGGCAAACATGCCTACTGCAGCCATTAAGCTGACAAAAAAAGCATTCGCCAATTCTTATACCAATACCCTGAAAGAACAGCTTGAGCTGGAAGGAGATCTTCAGCAGGAAGCGGCAGGTACAGAAGACTTCATTGAAGGAGTAAATGCCTTTTTACAAAAAAGAAAACCTAATTATAAAGGAAAATAA
- the paaD gene encoding 1,2-phenylacetyl-CoA epoxidase subunit PaaD, which yields MNQLLDLLKTIPDPEIPVIDIVELGIVREAQITGENTCEVIITPTYSACPAMFTIEEDIIKMMKENGWEAKVVTKMFPIWTTDWITDEAREKLRVYGITPPEKGADEHHIGKPKKCPRCGSEHTKQISRFGSTLCKASYQCLDCLEPFDYFKCH from the coding sequence ATGAATCAGCTTTTAGATTTATTAAAAACCATTCCCGATCCGGAAATTCCCGTGATTGATATTGTAGAATTAGGAATTGTAAGAGAGGCACAGATTACAGGTGAAAATACCTGTGAAGTGATCATTACACCTACTTATTCTGCCTGTCCCGCTATGTTTACCATTGAAGAGGATATTATCAAAATGATGAAAGAAAACGGATGGGAAGCAAAAGTAGTAACCAAAATGTTCCCGATATGGACAACAGACTGGATTACTGATGAAGCAAGAGAAAAACTTCGTGTTTACGGAATCACCCCTCCGGAAAAAGGGGCAGACGAACATCATATCGGAAAACCGAAAAAATGTCCGCGTTGCGGTTCCGAACATACCAAGCAGATCAGCAGATTTGGGTCTACCCTGTGTAAGGCTTCTTATCAGTGTTTAGATTGCCTGGAGCCATTTGATTATTTTAAATGTCATTGA
- a CDS encoding alpha/beta hydrolase, translating to MKKMLLGILAFFLAAYMILCVAVYFYQEKIIFYPEKLPENYQFKFDGNFEEITIKTKDGKHLNSVLFKAPNPKGVIFYLHGNGGSIKGWGEVAQLYRSMNYNTLILDYRGYGKSEDKINSKDQLFSDVESAYKELLKRYPENKIIILGYSVGTGLAAKLASLHNARLLILQAPYYSIEDEMNQKFSFLPKLLLKYNFETGEYLKTVKSPVVIFHGDKDEVIHYKASLKLKNNFKKEDSLIILKNQYHNGITDNLDYQKAMNVILDSDKK from the coding sequence ATGAAGAAGATGCTTCTTGGAATATTGGCTTTTTTTCTTGCAGCATATATGATACTATGTGTTGCCGTTTATTTCTATCAGGAGAAAATCATTTTTTATCCTGAAAAGTTACCGGAAAACTACCAATTTAAATTTGATGGTAATTTTGAAGAAATAACGATCAAAACAAAGGATGGGAAGCATTTGAACTCTGTGTTATTTAAAGCTCCGAATCCCAAAGGAGTTATCTTTTATCTTCATGGAAACGGAGGATCAATAAAAGGTTGGGGAGAAGTAGCACAATTATATCGCAGTATGAATTATAATACATTGATACTCGATTATCGGGGCTACGGAAAAAGTGAAGATAAAATTAACAGTAAAGACCAGCTTTTTTCGGACGTTGAAAGTGCTTATAAAGAACTTTTGAAAAGATATCCGGAAAACAAAATTATTATTTTAGGATATTCAGTAGGAACAGGATTAGCGGCAAAATTAGCATCATTGCACAACGCAAGATTATTGATTTTACAGGCACCTTATTACAGTATAGAAGATGAAATGAATCAAAAATTTTCATTTCTTCCGAAGTTGTTACTGAAATATAATTTTGAGACTGGTGAATATTTAAAAACCGTTAAATCACCAGTAGTTATTTTTCATGGTGATAAAGATGAGGTTATTCACTATAAGGCATCTTTAAAACTTAAAAATAATTTTAAAAAAGAGGATAGCCTGATTATCTTAAAAAATCAGTATCACAACGGAATAACAGATAATTTGGATTATCAGAAAGCAATGAATGTGATTCTTGATTCTGATAAAAAATAA